One Candidatus Paceibacterota bacterium genomic window carries:
- the smpB gene encoding SsrA-binding protein SmpB, translated as MSTFVTNKKAHFNYEILERFEAGIELLGFEVKSIRAGRATLDGSHVTLRGGEAFLIGAGVTPLQPKNTPAEYEERRNRKLLLTKKEILELTKTAEQKGLTIVPLSMYNKKRTIKVEIAVVRGKKKFDKRESIKKRDTDREVQRTLKGE; from the coding sequence ATGTCGACATTCGTCACCAACAAAAAGGCCCATTTCAATTATGAAATTCTTGAACGATTCGAAGCAGGAATCGAGCTTTTAGGTTTTGAGGTGAAATCTATCCGCGCTGGACGGGCAACGCTTGATGGCTCGCATGTAACACTCCGTGGGGGTGAAGCGTTTCTTATAGGAGCAGGAGTTACGCCATTACAGCCGAAAAACACTCCGGCTGAATACGAAGAGCGCCGGAATCGCAAGCTACTTCTCACAAAAAAGGAGATTCTAGAACTCACAAAAACGGCCGAACAAAAAGGGTTGACAATAGTGCCACTTTCGATGTATAATAAAAAGCGTACGATAAAGGTAGAAATCGCGGTAGTGCGCGGAAAAAAGAAATTTGATAAACGCGAGTCTATCAAAAAACGCGATACCGATCGCGAGGTTCAGAGAACTTTGAAAGGAGAATAA
- the ftsH gene encoding ATP-dependent zinc metalloprotease FtsH — translation MDPYDKKPNNKGNRKNTRRAPEGSKFWRNIITILLVFLLLASLYSVIVENQSNIPTIAISELAQDINLGKVSSVTVEGDTLNIEYKKIGDAPAEKKLAQKENDTALTDTLAHYGVDLNKAKDVKIEVKDASGFLVWVGILLPFFGPIILIVVFLWFMTRQVKGSGMQAFTFGQSKARLISPHDKKQRVTFKDVAGVKEAKQELFEIVDFLKNPKKFLDIGARIPKGILLMGAPGTGKTLLARAVAGEAGVSFFSISGSEFVEMFVGVGASRVRDLFKMAKSAAPAIIFIDEIDAVGRSRGGGVGGGNDEREQTLNQILVEMDGFEPNEKVIVMAATNRPDVLDPALLRPGRFDRRVVLDLPDRADRLEILHIHSKEKPFAEDVKLEVIAERTPGFSGADLYSLMNEGAILAARENRTKVAQYDLIRSIEKVMLGPERKSHILSTREKEITAYHEAGHAIIASVLEYADPVHKVSIISRGRAAGYTLKLPLEERRLQSKKEFLDDIAVSLGGYVVEKTIFGDLTTGSSNDLQVSTSLARDMTTKYGMSEVIGPVALESSPGLSPTGKSFIDRDYSEKTGSEIDKEVLELMNKQYARALETITKHREALNAIAKELIIVETIERAEFEKILIANGIIPKKKKIIEPEV, via the coding sequence ATGGATCCATACGATAAAAAGCCTAATAATAAGGGGAATCGAAAGAATACGAGACGTGCTCCTGAGGGGAGTAAATTCTGGCGCAATATTATCACTATTCTTTTGGTGTTTCTTCTTCTTGCCAGCCTCTATTCTGTGATAGTCGAGAATCAGAGCAATATTCCTACGATCGCCATTTCAGAACTTGCTCAAGATATCAATCTCGGAAAAGTTTCTTCAGTCACCGTGGAGGGCGACACTTTGAATATAGAATATAAAAAGATCGGAGATGCGCCAGCCGAAAAAAAGCTAGCGCAGAAAGAAAATGATACGGCTTTGACTGATACGCTTGCTCATTACGGAGTTGATCTCAACAAAGCGAAAGATGTGAAGATCGAGGTGAAAGATGCAAGTGGATTTCTCGTATGGGTTGGAATACTCTTGCCCTTCTTCGGTCCGATCATTCTTATCGTCGTATTTTTGTGGTTTATGACCCGGCAAGTGAAGGGTTCCGGGATGCAAGCATTTACTTTTGGGCAGTCGAAGGCTCGGCTCATTTCTCCCCACGATAAGAAACAGCGAGTTACCTTTAAAGATGTTGCGGGAGTGAAAGAAGCGAAGCAGGAACTTTTCGAGATCGTAGATTTTCTCAAAAATCCGAAGAAATTTCTTGATATCGGTGCGAGAATTCCGAAAGGAATTCTTCTTATGGGTGCACCCGGAACGGGGAAAACTTTGCTTGCTCGAGCAGTCGCCGGAGAAGCTGGAGTTTCATTCTTTTCTATTTCAGGTTCTGAATTCGTCGAGATGTTCGTGGGTGTCGGAGCATCCCGTGTTCGTGATCTGTTCAAAATGGCGAAAAGCGCCGCACCAGCAATAATTTTTATAGACGAGATTGATGCTGTGGGCCGTTCCCGAGGAGGCGGAGTTGGTGGAGGAAATGATGAACGAGAACAAACCTTGAACCAGATTCTTGTGGAGATGGATGGATTCGAACCGAATGAAAAAGTGATTGTGATGGCAGCTACAAACAGACCTGATGTTTTGGATCCCGCACTTTTGCGACCCGGACGATTTGATAGGCGAGTGGTGCTTGATCTGCCTGACCGAGCTGATCGTCTTGAGATTCTTCACATTCATTCCAAAGAGAAACCGTTTGCGGAGGATGTGAAGCTTGAAGTGATTGCCGAGCGAACTCCCGGATTTTCTGGCGCTGATTTGTATTCTCTTATGAACGAAGGAGCGATTCTTGCAGCTCGGGAAAATAGGACGAAAGTCGCTCAATATGATCTCATCCGCTCGATTGAAAAAGTGATGCTCGGTCCCGAAAGAAAATCTCATATTCTTTCAACTCGTGAAAAAGAAATTACTGCGTATCACGAAGCTGGTCATGCGATCATTGCTTCAGTTTTGGAATATGCCGATCCGGTACACAAAGTTTCTATCATTTCACGTGGGAGGGCTGCAGGGTACACCCTCAAACTTCCGCTTGAAGAAAGGAGACTCCAGTCGAAGAAAGAATTTTTGGATGATATTGCAGTGTCTCTCGGAGGATATGTGGTGGAAAAAACTATTTTTGGCGATCTTACAACTGGTTCCTCAAATGATTTGCAAGTCTCAACCTCTCTTGCGAGGGATATGACTACAAAATATGGAATGTCTGAAGTGATTGGTCCTGTTGCCCTCGAGTCATCTCCCGGACTTTCTCCTACAGGCAAATCATTTATCGACCGAGATTATTCTGAAAAGACAGGAAGCGAAATTGATAAAGAAGTGCTTGAACTTATGAATAAACAGTATGCACGAGCTCTCGAGACGATTACGAAACATCGCGAAGCTTTGAATGCGATTGCAAAAGAACTTATTATTGTTGAGACCATCGAACGAGCAGAATTCGAAAAAATTCTCATCGCAAACGGCATCATTCCAAAGAAGAAAAAAATCATTGAGCCGGAGGTATAA